In the Catenovulum adriaticum genome, TTAACCGCGTCAATCAGCCCATTAGACAGGCTTAAACCATTACAAGCAACAGCTGAAGCTATGCTAACTAAATTAATGGATGCCGTAGAATATGTTGGTGTTATGGCGATGGAATGTTTCCATGTTAATGATGAATTATTGATTAACGAAATAGCGCCAAGAGTTCATAATAGCGGACATTGGACTCAAGCCGGCAGTAATATCAGCCAGTTTGAAAGCCATGTAAGATGTGTAACAGGCTTACCTATGATTCAGCCAAGCGTTCGCAATACTAACTTTATGATCAATTTAATTGGTACTGAACTAGATAAAGATTGGCTATCAGTTGAAGGTTCTGAATTATTCTGGTACCAAAAATCAGTTCGCGAAGGTCGTAAAGTAGGTCATATAAACTTTAGTAAAACCGGCGAAAAGAATATTCAAATTGCACTTGAGCAAATTGAACCAATGCTACCTTCGCAATATAAAGAAACCATCAATTGGTTGAAAGCAGAATTGTTAAGCGAAAATAAAAGCGCTTAATTTACCAGACGAATTTAGCAAAATAAAAAGCCGGATTTGAAATGCCTTATTTAAATAATAAGCTATTTCAAATCCGGCTTTTTTACATATGCATTACTTATATCTCAAGCAACATAATGTTTTTCAGATTAGTCTAAATCAACCGTTGCTCCATCTAAAAACCCTTGGCCACCATGAGCTTGATTGCTTCTTAATTTTATTTTAAGCCTTAAATCATTAGGTGAATCAGCATGTGCGAGCGCATCGGCAAAGTTAATTTGGCCTGCTTCGTATAAATCAAATAATGCTTGATCAAAGGTTTGCATGCCCAACTCTCGTGATTTTTCCATCACTTCTTTTATGCCGCCTAAATCATTGCGCGCTATCATGTCTGATATTAACGGTGAATTTAGCATAACTTCAATTGCTGCTACGCGATTTTCACCATCTTTAGTTGGCACCAATTGCTGCGCTACGACTGCTTTTAAGTTAAGCGACAAATCAAACATGAGCTTATCTTTTAAATCTTTAGGCACTAAATGCATAATGCGATCAATCGCTTGATTTGCGTTATTAGCATGTAAAGTGGCAACACATAAATGGCCAGTTTCAGCAAATGACAAGGCATATTCCATAATTTCAGCCGAACGAATTTCACCAATCATAATGACATCTGGCGCTTGACGAAGTGAACTTTTTAACGCCGCATCAAACGACTCAGTATCCACCCCAACTTCACGTTGGGTAATAATGCATTTTTCATGTTGATGAACAAATTCTATTGGATCTTCAATGGTTAAAATATGGCCTCGAGAGTTACGATTGCGGTAACCCATTAATGCAGCTAGTGCGGTCGATTTACCTGTGCCTGTTGCACCAACATATAAAAATAAACCGCGCTTAGCCATAATCACTTCTTTTAACACATTTGGCAAATTAAGCGCATCTACACTGGGAATATCTGTATTTATTTTACGAATTACCATGCCTGTATATTCGCGTTGGACAAAGGCGTTGCATCTAAACCTACCTATACCTTCAAGTGCTATTGCATAGTTACATTCTTTACTATTTAAAAACTCATTTTGTTGAGCCAATGTCATGGTATCTATCACGAGTTTATGGCTGTCATCAGCAGACAATAAAGTGTCGTCCAGTGCCTGCATTTCACCATTAACTTTAGCGCTAACGGGTCGGCCTTGAGTAATAAACAAATCAGAGGCATTTAGCTCGCTCATCTGTTTTAAATAAGATTCAATTAGCATATAACTTGCTCTTAAAATTGTTGTTTGTTAGTCGCTTTTTCAGCGGCAATTTGACGTGTAACAATACCTCGGTTAACTAAATCCGTTAGGCATTGATCCATAGTTTGCATACCAAACCCCATGCCTGTTTGAATAGCCGAATACATTTGTGCGACTTTATCTTCACGAATCAAATTACGTATCGCTGGCGTACCAACCATAATTTCGTGCGCTGCGACTCGCCCGCCACCACTTTTTTTCAATAAGGTTTGCGAAATAACAGCTTGTAACGATTCTGAAAGCATAGAACGCACCATAGGTTTTTCCGCAGCTGGGAAAACATCGACAATTCTGTCTATTGTTTTAGGTGCTGAGGTGGTGTGCAAGGTCCCAAACACCAAATGCCCGGTTTCTGCAGCTGTCATTGCTAAACGTATCGTTTCTAAGTCTCGCATTTCACCCACCAAAATAACATCTGGATCTTCGCGCAGCGCTGATCGGAGTGCGTTGTTAAATGACTTAGTATCGCGGTGCACTTCACGCTGATTAATCAGTGACTGTTTGTTTTGGTGTACAAATTCGATGGGATCTTCAATCGTCAAAATATGATGATGTTTGTTTTGATTAATGTAATCAACCATGGCCGCCAAAGTTGTACTTTTACCAGAACCAGTTGGCCCTGTTACTAGTACTAAACCTCTGGGTTTGTCTGATAACTCTTTAAAAATATCTGGCGCTTGGATATCTTCCAATGTTAATACTTCAGATGGAATAGTTCTAAATACAGCTGCTGCGCCTCTATTTTGAATAAACGCATTAACCCTAAATCGAGCAAGGCCGGGCACTTCAAATGAAAAATCAGCTTCAAAATGTTCTTCGTATTCTTTTCGCTGTTTATCATTCATGATGTCATAAATCAGCTGATGAACTTGTTTATGATTTAACGCAGGAATATTGATTTTTCGTACATCGCCATCTACCCGAATCATCGGGGGCACATCGGCCGACAAATGTAAATCAGAAGCTTTGTGTTCAACACTGAATGCCAATAATTCGGTAATATCCATAAAAGACCCTTTTTTATAATATTAATTAGCTCTATTGATACCTTAGCAGAAAGCTAAAATTTATCACTTGAAATTATTATCTAAACTGAGGCTATTGAGTTAACCTTTTGCATAAATTGCGCCCTATGATCTAGGGTGGTGAGTTTGATGTAGCTGCTGCAATCTTTGAGTGGCTACATGCGTATAAATTTGAGTGGTTGATAAATCACTGTGTCCTAATAAGCTTTGCACAACGCGTAAATCTGCACCATGATTCACTAAATGCGTAGCAAAGGCATGACGAAGCGTATGCGGCGATAAACTACTCGTAATATTAACTCGCAGTGCATAAATTTTAATGCGATGCCAAAATGTTTGTCGAGTCATTTGCACGCCCCTTTTACTCAAAAATAAAATAGGACTTTGTTTTGTATTGAGTTGAGGCCGAGCCAACTTTAAATAAACTTGAATAAACTCTAAGGCGACTTCACCAAGCGGTACTAACCGTTCTTTATTACCTTTACCTATTACGCGAATTAAACCTAATCTAAAGTTAATTTGTTCGTATTGTAGCGATACCAGCTCAGTTACGCGCAATCCGGTCGCGTACAATAGCTCAAGCATGGCTCTGTCTCTAAGCTCTATCGCATCTTCTAAATTGGGGGCATTGAGTAAGGCTTCTACATCTTGCTCAGATAAACTTTTTGGTAAATATAACGCTTGTTTAGGCGTTTCGATTTCTCGGGTAGGATCTTGCTCTATAATTTTATCGAGAATTAAAAAATGATAAAACTTTTTTAAACAACTTAATTTTCGACCTGCACTACGCGCACTAATTTTTATACGCTTGAGTTCATGCATATAACTTTCAATATCTGTAGTCGATACAGTTTCTAACGTTAAGTCACGCTTATAAATAAATAAAGCAAATTGACTTAAATCCGTTTGATAAGCTGATTGCGTATTTTGACTTAAG is a window encoding:
- a CDS encoding PilT/PilU family type 4a pilus ATPase → MLIESYLKQMSELNASDLFITQGRPVSAKVNGEMQALDDTLLSADDSHKLVIDTMTLAQQNEFLNSKECNYAIALEGIGRFRCNAFVQREYTGMVIRKINTDIPSVDALNLPNVLKEVIMAKRGLFLYVGATGTGKSTALAALMGYRNRNSRGHILTIEDPIEFVHQHEKCIITQREVGVDTESFDAALKSSLRQAPDVIMIGEIRSAEIMEYALSFAETGHLCVATLHANNANQAIDRIMHLVPKDLKDKLMFDLSLNLKAVVAQQLVPTKDGENRVAAIEVMLNSPLISDMIARNDLGGIKEVMEKSRELGMQTFDQALFDLYEAGQINFADALAHADSPNDLRLKIKLRSNQAHGGQGFLDGATVDLD
- a CDS encoding type IV pilus twitching motility protein PilT; the encoded protein is MDITELLAFSVEHKASDLHLSADVPPMIRVDGDVRKINIPALNHKQVHQLIYDIMNDKQRKEYEEHFEADFSFEVPGLARFRVNAFIQNRGAAAVFRTIPSEVLTLEDIQAPDIFKELSDKPRGLVLVTGPTGSGKSTTLAAMVDYINQNKHHHILTIEDPIEFVHQNKQSLINQREVHRDTKSFNNALRSALREDPDVILVGEMRDLETIRLAMTAAETGHLVFGTLHTTSAPKTIDRIVDVFPAAEKPMVRSMLSESLQAVISQTLLKKSGGGRVAAHEIMVGTPAIRNLIREDKVAQMYSAIQTGMGFGMQTMDQCLTDLVNRGIVTRQIAAEKATNKQQF
- the xerD gene encoding site-specific tyrosine recombinase XerD, producing MKKNGVKHQVKKQFPLIEDFIQHLWLEKGLSQNTQSAYQTDLSQFALFIYKRDLTLETVSTTDIESYMHELKRIKISARSAGRKLSCLKKFYHFLILDKIIEQDPTREIETPKQALYLPKSLSEQDVEALLNAPNLEDAIELRDRAMLELLYATGLRVTELVSLQYEQINFRLGLIRVIGKGNKERLVPLGEVALEFIQVYLKLARPQLNTKQSPILFLSKRGVQMTRQTFWHRIKIYALRVNITSSLSPHTLRHAFATHLVNHGADLRVVQSLLGHSDLSTTQIYTHVATQRLQQLHQTHHPRS